The Eurosta solidaginis isolate ZX-2024a chromosome 4, ASM4086904v1, whole genome shotgun sequence genome includes a window with the following:
- the PIG-T gene encoding GPI transamidase component PIG-T: MLRIFGIIYLIILLIWSIEAVRESNDFHEELYIRPLPNGHVNTYFHFTSRWHYGDKDNLHYTQIIPRPIAETLLLYEVKEIHIGLTQGLWRYETLGYPVVDSAPGAEVRAWFAGKNLTSTIVDDQWIKLASTFSGILCASLNFIDKTNSVEPKFSFRPQFVTGSKEKIPQFIRYASLPREIVCTENLTPWKKLLPCNSKLGFASLLNSGYVHNTNYHSLGIKMRTVCKSYNSNCILEFTETANLVYDPKLLGANGDFSLRRLFGQGLNGYCSLAKSSKIYVHLDDQPYDLTPAPAYNITSLRGGSKTIYGVYDIQNLVDTDRLFNIAWIRRKQIKPTVLLAQPPVLYAHRYILGHGQERGQIVTQITNTHYSTLPIILQENIPWFVPSYMHTLKLSVQTKNGAEYSLKPNIIHYIPGVQRVRPYHLELVFGIPALSTVQISFDFDYIFLKWLEYPPDANHGHYLGSAIITTQLPIGRNYSAIPVDKHIFAASFNASRTSYFLEIRTESLLLSLPTPDFSMPYNVICLACTVVALAFGPIHSVATKRIVVEQKDAPPQSLMGKVMQKLFKRKKSEIADTNSTTQTEPEGSLLFGHSDAEVIHQKFE, encoded by the exons ATGCTACGAATATTCGGAATTATTTATCTGATCATCCTTTTGATCTGGTCTATTGAAGCTGTGCGAGAGTCTAACGATTTTCATGAAGAACTTTATATTCGGCCTCTGCCAAATGGACATGTTAATACGTATTTTCATTTTACAAGCCGTTGGCATTATGGCGATAAAGATAATt TACATTACACACAAATCATACCACGCCCCATTGCAGAAACCTTGCTCTTATACGAAGTTAAAGAGATACATATCGGCTTGACACAAGGACTttggagatatgaaactttagGATATCCAGTAGTGGATTCAGCACCGGGCGCAGAGGTAAGAGCATGGTTTGCGGGAAAAAATCTGACATCAACCATAGTAGATGATCAATGGATAAAACTTGCAAGCACCTTCTCCGGAATACTATGCGCCTCCTTAAATTTTATTGACAAAACAAATAGTGTGGAGCCTAAATTTAGTTTTCGACCACAATTTGTAACTGGTAGTAAAGAAAAAATACCACAATTTATACGTTATGCCAGCTTGCCGCGAGAAATCGTTTGCACAGAAAATTTAACACCATGGAAAAAACTGTTGCCATGCAATAGTAAACTAGGATTCGCGTCTTTACTTAATTCAGGCTATGTTCACAATACAAATTACCACTCGTTGGGTATAAAAATGCGTACAGTGTGTAAAAGTTATAATAGCAATTGCATATTGGAGTTTACTGAAACGGCAAATTTAGTCTATGATCCAAAACTACTTGGCGCAAATGGTGATTTTTCGCTACGACGTCTGTTTGGACAAGGTTTGAATGGATATTGCAGTTTggcaaaaagtagtaaaatttatGTTCATCTCGATGATCAGCCTTATGATTTAACACCAGCACCAGCATATAATATTACCTCTTTGCGTGGTGGTAGTAAAACAATTTACGGCGTATACGATATACAAAATTTAGTTGATACTGATAGACTATTTAATATTGCTTGGATAAGACGAAAGCAAATCAAGCCAACAGTATTATTAGCACAACCTCCTGTACTTTATGCGCATCGTTACATACTTGGGCATGGGCAGGAAAGAGGTCAAATAGTAACACAAATTACAAATACCCATTATTCAACATTGCCTATCATCCTGCAAGAAAATATACCGTGGTTTGTACCTTCCTATATGCATACGTTGAAATTGAGTGTGCAAACTAAAAATGGCGCGGAATACAGTTTAAAACCAAATATAATACATTACATACCAGGTGTTCAACGTGTACGTCCATATCATTTAGAATTGGTTTTTGGAATACCTGCTCTAAGTACAGTACAAATATCTTTTGATTTTGATTATATATTTCTGAAGTGGCTGGAATATCCACCCGATGCAAATCATGGCCATTATTTGGGTTCAGCTATCATTACGACGCAACTGCCAATTGGACGCAATTATTCTGCTATACCTGTTGATAAACACATTTTCGCTGCTTCTTTTAATGCCTCACGTACATCATATTTTTTGGAAATTCGTACTGAATCATTATTACTATCACTGCCAACACCCGATTTTAGCATGCCATACAATGTTATTTGCTTGGCTTGTACAGTGGTTGCTTTAGCTTTTGGTCCAATTCATAGCGTAGCTACCAAACGTATAGTCGTAGAACAAAAAGATGCACCACCACAATCATTAATGGGTAAGGTAATGCAGAAGTTATTCAAACGTAAAAAGAGCGAAATTGCTGATACTAATAGTACTACACAAACAGAGCCCGAGGGCTCGCTGTTATTTGGTCACTCAGATGCTGAAGTCATACACCAAAAATTTGAATAA
- the LOC137251207 gene encoding uncharacterized protein produces the protein MSAVYSPQPPQQSAPPGAVLQSQQPPTPMQQQQQQPVVGPGSGNVGMGVPMGAGGSMQRGPPMMGSGGGPVGPPPSVGSIGMMGGVGSPQSSQRSGMPPSPSPAQIQKILDDNCGLIQTIQDFQTMGKAQECMTYHMALHRNLVYLAQLADPTMNIAQILPHPHVLQQQAAQQQGPHGIMGGPQPSQGGPPNSGNQQQIGGMPPMSHADGNMQSPTTQMPYGGQPPQSHPGMAPNPQQQQVPSQQGANSQQPGQQPQQGVGYRGGTTPQSAGNQQAPPGSNTASNQQRPGVQTGQQPGQGPQQQQQPSPQQQQQGPPPQTQYRGGYQQQQHSHYPGYPPQSGYQPQSGYPYGPPTQGYGPPPPNSQGGYHHAGMPPTSASGTGPPGQHGYPNTSGQQGPPGAYPPPPPNQQVPPGQQPPPSQMYGQPAGGQGPPPPNQYGPPQGGNTAPPPMSYGGYGTPPPTGYGQASGGYGPPPQTPAQSPYPPQSPYQQSSAAGGYPGQAPQQPQTAQGTTGGYSSSPSPGQTPPPPSNQQAPNSGNPNGPNAPPVVPQSTSPSTSAGNIGVNNGTSNQQSTPTQQQQQQQYAPQQPGASSGQPQLHGSSSQPVYSSAGATSGGPSPYGAPAQQPQQQPPGPGGPPTGPPNTTAPPNGSSPIPNQQQYQPPPTSQAYGAPPPQSYGPPPPVSGYPGHNYHQPQGGYGAMPQGQYPPSQGYQGYRPAGGQMPPPGAPQGPPTNAYSYYGNQPPQ, from the exons ATGTCTGCAGTTTATTCGCCGCAACCACCGCAGCAGTCGGCACCACCTGGCGCTGTACTGCAATCACAACAGCCTCCAACGCCaatgcagcagcaacaacaacaaccggtcGTTGGACCAGGTTCGGGAAATGTAGGAATGGGTGTGCCAATGGGTGCAGGGGGTTCCATGCAGCGTGGCCCACCGATGATGGGTAGTGGCGGTGGACCAGTGGGTCCACCTCCCTCCGTGGGAAGTATAGGAATGATGGGCGGTGTGGGATCACCACAATCATCACAACGTAGCGGAATGCCACCATCACCGAGTCCTGCACAAATACAGAAAATACTAGATGACAACTGTGGGCTTATACAAACAATACAAGACTTTCAAACAATGGGCAAAGCGCAAGAGTGCATGACTTATCACATGGCACTACATAGAAATCTTGTTTACTTGGCGCAATTGGCTGATCCGACAATGAATATCGCCCAAATTTTGCCG CATCCACATGTTCTTCAGCAACAGGCAGCGCAACAGCAAGGCCCACATGGTATAATGGGTGGACCGCAACCGTCACAAGGTGGTCCACCAAATAGCGGGAACCAGCAACAAATTGGAGGCATGCCCCCAATGTCACACGCCGATGGAAATATGCAGTCACCAACAACGCAAATGCCCTATGGTGGACAACCACCGCAATCTCATCCTGGGATGGCACCAAATCCCCAACAACAACAGGTCCCTTCGCAACAGGGAGCTAACTCGCAGCAACCTGGCCAACAACCACAGCAAGGTGTTGGATATAGGGGTGGTACCACTCCGCAATCAGCTGGTAATCAACAAGCCCCACCTGGCTCGAATACTGCATCAA ATCAACAACGCCCAGGTGTTCAAACTGGGCAGCAGCCTGGACAGGGTccgcaacagcaacaacaaccatcACCCCAACAACAGCAACAGGGGCCACCTCCACAAACGCAATACCGAGGTggatatcaacaacaacaacacagtcATTATCCTGGATATCCGCCACAAAGTGGCTACCAACCACAAAGTGGTTATCCATATGGACCACCAACACAAGGCTACGGACCACCTCCACCAAATTCACAAGGTGGTTATCATCATGCAGGTATGCCGCCGACATCAGCCTCTGGTACCGGACCGCCAGGTCAACATGGCTATCCTAATACTAGTGGTCAACAAGGCCCTCCAGGGGCTTATCCGCCACCGCCGCCAAATCAGCAAGTTCCACCAGGCCAACAACCACCACCTTCACAGATGTATGGCCAACCAGCAGGTGGGCAAGGTCCACCACCGCCGAATCAATACGGACCGCCTCAAGGTGGTAATACCGCACCACCACCAATGTCTTATGGTGGTTATGGTACGCCTCCGCCAACTGGTTATGGTCAAGCATCTGGAGGATATGGCCCACCTCCACAAACTCCTGCTCAATCACCATATCCCCCACAGTCACCATACCAACAGAGTAGTGCAGCTGGTGGATATCCCGGTCAGGCACCACAGCAACCACAAACAGCACAAGGCACAACTGGTGGTTATAGTTCCTCACCGAGTCCAGGTCAAACACCGCCTCCTCCATCAAATCAACAAGCTCCGAATTCGGGAAATCCAAATGGACCGAATGCTCCACCCGTAGTACCGCAATCGACTTCCCCATCTACTTCAGCTGGTAACATTGGTGTAAATAATGGTACATCTAATCAACAATCTACACCAactcaacaacaacagcagcaacaatatgCGCCCCAGCAACCGGGGGCATCAAGTGGACAACCACAACTCCATGGATCTTCGTCACAACCTGTTTATTCATCTGCTGGAGCCACTTCTGGTGGTCCATCGCCATACGGAGCACCAGCACAACAACCGCAACAGCAACCTCCTGGTCCAGGCGGTCCACCTACGGGGCCACCAAATACAACTGCTCCTCCAAATGGTTCGTCTCCAATACCCaatcaacaacaatatcaaccACCACCCACATCGCAAGCATATGGGGCGCCTCCACCTCAATCCTACGGGCCACCACCCCCCGTTAGCGGTTATCCAGGACATAACTATCATCAACCGCAAGGTGGTTACGGTGCTATGCCGCAAGGTCAGTATCCACCATCACAGGGCTACCAAGGTTATAGACCAGCAGGTGGACAAATGCCACCACCAGGTGCACCACAAGGACCGCCGACAAATGCATATTCATATTATGGTAATCAGCCGCCACAATAA